Proteins encoded together in one Ipomoea triloba cultivar NCNSP0323 chromosome 4, ASM357664v1 window:
- the LOC116017413 gene encoding type IV inositol polyphosphate 5-phosphatase 9-like, translated as MWGTLPAKTILKRPDESIVIASDDSSETQSFDLFVSSWNVGGIEPPDDFDMGDLLNIQKNTADIYVLGFQEIVPLNAGSIIVSENSSVSYKWNSLIRSALNKRASSTITIQKAEAGECQKVCPLHRDAYFNSAAAAFECIASKQMVGVFVTIWARTQIHHYINHIDVSCVGCGIFGRIRNKGSVSVRFRLHETTFCFVCSHLASGGNKGDEKHRNTDANQILSRTRFPSGPSQALPRKIVDHDRVIWLGDLNYRIYLPEATTRSLVNDGQWSILLQNDQLKSELTEGHVFEGWHEEEIKFAPTYKYNTNSEDYYDCDQKRHSKKCRTPAWCDRIIWFGNGLKQKHYDRCESRLSDHRSVRGIFTAEVKLARSFIRGEVKKLLAKD; from the exons ATGTGGGGTACTTTACCAGCTAAAACTATCCTCAAGAGGCCGGATGAAAGCATTGTTATTGCGTCCGACGATTCATCTGAAACCCAGAGTTTTGA tttgtTTGTGAGCTCATGGAATGTGGGGGGAATTGAACCGCCAGATGACTTTGACATGGGAGATCTGCTCAACATTCAGAAGAACACAGCTGATATCTATGTTCTCGG GTTTCAAGAAATCGTGCCCCTGAATGCTGGAAGCATAATAGTTTCAGAGAATTCAAGTGTATCATATAAATGGAATTCTCTGATAAGATCGGCACTCAACAAGAGAGCCAGCAGTACCATCACAATACAGAAGGCAGAAGCAGGAGAGTGTCAAAAGGTTTGCCCTCTCCACAGAGATGCCTACTTTAACTCAGCAGCAGCAGCTTTTGAATGCATAGCAAGCAAACAGATGGTGGGCGTTTTTGTTACTATCTGGGCAAGAACTCAAATCCACCACTATATCAACCATATAGATGTCTCATGTGTAGGCTGTGGTATATTTGGACGCATCAGAAACAAG GGTTCAGTATCAGTTAGATTCCGGTTGCATGAAACAACCTTCTGCTTTGTCTGTAGTCATTTGGCGTCAGGAGGAAACAAAGGAGATGAGAAACACAGAAATACAGATGCAAACCAAATACTATCACGCACCCGGTTTCCTTCTGGACCTTCACAGGCTTTGCCAAGGAAAATTGTAGACCATGA CAGGGTGATTTGGCTTGGGGACTTGAATTACAGGATATACCTGCCAGAGGCTACAACAAGATCCTTGGTCAATGATGGACAGTGGAGCATCTTGCTACAAAATGACCAG CTGAAGAGTGAGTTAACTGAAGGCCACGTCTTCGAAGGGTGGCATGAGGAAGAAATCAAGTTTGCACCAACCTACAAGTATAATACAAACTCAGAAGATTACTATGATTGTGATCAGAAGAGACACAGTAAAAAGTGCCGAACTCCAGCTTG gtgtgatcGGATAATTTGGTTTGGCAATGGACTGAAGCAAAAACATTATGATAGATGTGAATCTAGATTGTCTGACCACAGATCTGTTCGAGGGATTTTCACTGCTGAAGTCAAGCTTGCAAGATCCTTTATAAGGGGAGAAGTCAAGAAGCTTCTTGCCAAAGACTAA
- the LOC116017414 gene encoding N-alpha-acetyltransferase 40 isoform X1, whose amino-acid sequence MEAEKANGNREKKMSRKEMLEKKKLVEEIIKAASSEKDHLSCFPTFRQCHRNGLSVYLESGRGNKLSSQLKQYIQCLFKENMKGPYGSEWPSEEKVKRREMIAPEARYIFVYEIPTADDKDRDTANRIDDKGPIIGFVHYRFLIEEEIPVLYVYELQLEQRVQGKGLGDYLMQLIELIGHKSKMGAVVLTVQKANILAMKFYTSKLRYKVSAISPSRVYPGLGLQTNYEILCKTFGYEAKAMLEGSGTNEEN is encoded by the exons ATGGAAGCCGAGAAAGCTAATGGGAacagagagaagaaaatgagCAGAAAAGAG ATGCTGGAAAAGAAGAAACTGGTGGAGGAGATAATCAAAGCTGCTTCTTCTGAGAAAGACCATCTCTCGTGTTTTCCGACATTTCGCCAATGCCACAGAAACG GTCTGTCTGTATACTTGGAGTCCGGACGTGGGAATAAGCTTTCTTCTCAACTGAAGCAATATATCCAATGCCTTTTCAAG GAGAATATGAAGGGACCATATGGATCAGAGTGGCCATCTGAAGAGAAGGTCAAGCGCAGGGAAATGATTGCTCCAGAAGCACGCTACATATTTGTATATGAGATTCCAACTGCTGATGACAAGGATAGGGATACAGCTAATAGGATCGATGACAAGGGTCCAATTATTGGATTTGTGCACTATCGCTTCCTCATAGAAGAAGAGATACCTGTTCTTTATGTGTACGAATTGCAGCTTGAGCAACGTGTTCAGGGAAAGGGCCTAGGGGATTACTTGATGCAACTAATTGAGCTTATTGGTCACAAG AGTAAAATGGGTGCTGTGGTTTTGACAGTTCAAAAGGCAAACATTTTAGCTATGAAGTTTTACACAAGTAAACTTag GTATAAAGTGTCTGCTATTTCGCCATCCAGAGTGTATCCAGGG TTAGGACTGCAGACAAATTATGAGATTCTCTGTAAAACATTTGGTTACGAAGCTAAAGCAATGCTGGAG GGAAGCGGTACAAATGAGGAAAACTGA
- the LOC116017414 gene encoding N-alpha-acetyltransferase 40 isoform X2 → MEAEKANGNREKKMSRKEMLEKKKLVEEIIKAASSEKDHLSCFPTFRQCHRNGLSVYLESGRGNKLSSQLKQYIQCLFKENMKGPYGSEWPSEEKVKRREMIAPEARYIFVYEIPTADDKDRDTANRIDDKGPIIGFVHYRFLIEEEIPVLYVYELQLEQRVQGKGLGDYLMQLIELIGHKSKMGAVVLTVQKANILAMKFYTSKLRYKVSAISPSRVYPGLGLQTNYEILCKTFGYEAKAMLEYK, encoded by the exons ATGGAAGCCGAGAAAGCTAATGGGAacagagagaagaaaatgagCAGAAAAGAG ATGCTGGAAAAGAAGAAACTGGTGGAGGAGATAATCAAAGCTGCTTCTTCTGAGAAAGACCATCTCTCGTGTTTTCCGACATTTCGCCAATGCCACAGAAACG GTCTGTCTGTATACTTGGAGTCCGGACGTGGGAATAAGCTTTCTTCTCAACTGAAGCAATATATCCAATGCCTTTTCAAG GAGAATATGAAGGGACCATATGGATCAGAGTGGCCATCTGAAGAGAAGGTCAAGCGCAGGGAAATGATTGCTCCAGAAGCACGCTACATATTTGTATATGAGATTCCAACTGCTGATGACAAGGATAGGGATACAGCTAATAGGATCGATGACAAGGGTCCAATTATTGGATTTGTGCACTATCGCTTCCTCATAGAAGAAGAGATACCTGTTCTTTATGTGTACGAATTGCAGCTTGAGCAACGTGTTCAGGGAAAGGGCCTAGGGGATTACTTGATGCAACTAATTGAGCTTATTGGTCACAAG AGTAAAATGGGTGCTGTGGTTTTGACAGTTCAAAAGGCAAACATTTTAGCTATGAAGTTTTACACAAGTAAACTTag GTATAAAGTGTCTGCTATTTCGCCATCCAGAGTGTATCCAGGG TTAGGACTGCAGACAAATTATGAGATTCTCTGTAAAACATTTGGTTACGAAGCTAAAGCAATGCTGGAG TACAAATGA